aatttaaattaaaaatataaattacatacaaacacaaatttatatataatttaaagcctatgaaattaaatacaaatttttatatgaatacacactctttaactttttattacaattaagtattaaggtacaaaaatacctttaacgttttgggtcccgggttattttactcctaacgtctaaatatgaattttcatatgaatacaaaaccttgactcaatttatcaatgttaagggtaaaattgctattggcttctaatattagggataaaattgcactatttgagatattaaggtagttgagccagttaattttttagagcattgtaatgtaaacgtattaatataatatttatttatttttcgcaaaatttgcaaataagttacaccaaataattataattataataaataatgataatatatataatgacaaagcataaattatatataaatataattataatgaaaatagataaattaatatataataaattataataattataataaattgctgaaattataaataaataatgataataataataaattatatataaataataataatatataataattataataaataatgataaattattgaatactgaaactgaatactgaaactgaatactgaactgatcTGATCTGAACTGATTActactgaactgattgttactgaaattaagtaataaagaacagggtCTAACTCTTCTTACTTTTCCTACATTATATGCACACATAAATTACTGTAACTTCACAAAGGCGTATAAATGAAAAACATGTTCCTCTCTTCCAGTAGCTAGAGCACTTACCCAGTTGCGGATGTAGGGGGTGCATGGAGGACGAGCTACACCCCTAGCTACCGGAATCCATGAGGTTGCAGGCAGCACTCAGCCTAGGAAGAGGGTCCGGGGATGCTGCAATTGCAGCCTCAGACCCTCTTCCGTGGGTCTGCAGCAGCACTTACCAGTTGAGTTCATCTTGGGGTGATCTCAGTGATTGTGACTGGAACAGAGCTGTTAATGTTGGTAGTAGTAGAGTCATTAGATGACTTTTTTATTGAGGAAGGTGTCTCATTCTGCCTTGATAAATCTTGGAAGAAACCCGGGGCTGAAAGGAGCTTTTCGTTTAGCCGGATGTTCTTCGTTAGCATTTCGACAACCTGGCTCATGAGCGGCCGCTGGTTTGCTGATGCTTGGGTGCAAAACAAGGCTATTTTTATGTGCTTAATTACTTCTTCCTCTGGATATTCTCCCAGATCTGGATCTACTAGTTCCAGGAGTCTCCCTTCTATGTGAAGCTCCCATGCCTGTTAAAACAGAAAGTAGACGTTCATATGTCGGTAACGGTTTGCAGCCTTCTTCAACAAGAATTAGAAAGGTGCGTATTTACTGCGCTAATGAGAAGGAATGATAATTTCTGACACGACTCATTTGacacaattatcatttttaatgcctttatatcatatatatactcgcatgaaatatataaataacataATACGATTATGGCATCCCATCCCTACTAATGAGCATGAATAAATTCAGTTAGTACAAACATAAAATGTTAATAAAAATGGGGTAACTAATTTATTAGTCATAGAGGTTTTGCGCATTACATAAATCAACCATTCTATTCTCAAAAGCACATATACATTAAAGAGTCCTTAAGTTTTGTATCCGTTAACTCTTACCCATTCTGTCATAATTTCAACTATTTTTCTATTaggtaacaaaaaaaaaaggcctAATACTTCCCCAACCGCCTGAACTTGTCCCTTTTTGTCACTTAGCCTCCTATACTAAGTGGCCAACCTTTAGCCCCCTAAACTCAACAATTGTAACACATTTAGTCCATTTCTGCCTACATGGCACATATGGCAAAAAGggacaagttgaggggactGGGGAGGTAttaagggcggcccggtgcactacgcgttcTGATGGAAATCACCAAAGAAAGTGGAATAATAGAACAAATTAAGGGAAGAAAACCAGAAGAAGATTTGATATTAATATGATCTAATGAAAATAAGAACAGATAGAATGAAGAAAACCGGGATTGCTAACAGCACCCTCCAGGGAAATCTCCCTCTCTCTGCTAAGAGCCAAAATAGAAGAATAATGTCATAACTCCTCCTCTCCCACTACCCCCTGCCAATATAACTAATCAGCCCTATTTTCCAGATCCGTAACTAACTCTGTGCCACCTCATCAGTACCTGCTGTAACTGCCTTTTGCCTTCTAGAATAAACATTAACAACCCTGGGTCCCTTAGGCAAATGGGCTAAAACCTGTTCTCTATCACGTTCCcgcttaagcgagggtccggggaggggtcccaccacaaagatgtactgggggcaagccttcccttgccaattttttggcaagaggccgctcctaagactcgaacccgtaacctctcagtcacacgacaacaacgtttaccgttgcgccaaggctcaccCTCTTGGGGAGGTATTAAGCCAAGAAAAAATATCTATTTTTCTATTAGTCAAAGATTGAAGCTTGTTAAAGCTATTAAAATTTAGAATATGGCAGAGATTTGGGGTTTATTTCGTCTCCATTACTTTGGCTTTTCATCTCTACCAATCTATATCATCAATCTTGATTGCTAGCTCTGCCTACTATTAACGCTATTTTttacataaatcatacataacCTGTAGGCCGAAGTGAACTTATTTTGCCATTAATTATAAGAATAATATTCAAAATTCCCTTTATCCATTGCCATAATATTATTTTTCTAAGAACTAAACAAGGTTAAATCAACAGAAAGAGACAAGTCTCTAATCCATTCTTGTAAATTCTATTGCCTAAATCCATTTGTCAGACAATAATATTACCACCTGCTATACAATTATACGAGAGTTAGAAAGCAGATAAGAAGACATCCTGTGAAAAAGGCATACATCCGAATTTCACGAACAAACAACCAAAGCAAACAAGTTAATGTCCTCGATAAGTACTAAATTTCACTCCTATACCTATAATTTTCTTCAGTCTTGTTTCAGAATCAAATTgccaacatggtgatgaaggaAAATGGAATAGAAATCTGAAGGTACCAGGAAGTATAGTTGTATTAGGAAGAAAAAGTGAGTTACCCATTGTAGTAGGAGTTTTTCCGTTCCTCCCCAGTTGGACCTTGCACTGCTTCTACCACTTATTATTTCAAGAATGAGAATCCCAAAACTGTAAACATCAGCCTTCATGGTTAACTGGCCCCCCAATGCGTATTCTGGTGCCAAATAGCCACTGCTTGgacaagaagaaaaacaaaaaaaaattattttattttttcaattgtaattgaCCATACTAACCACCCCTATATTCAAATTACCACAGTTGTTCATTGACTAAAaggaagaaaaatatatatatatatttttgtgcAGGGTGAGAGAGTTTGCTAACTCCTCAGTTGGACATTATGATCTGTTACTATGTGCATTTCTCATTGCTACTACTATGTATATGCTAAGGAATATACAGCTCTACACATGACATCTAACAAACTGATTCACTAcggagaaataaaaaaaaacagcaCACAAAGTTAGGTACTCCAGAGTAACTATAGAAAGCGATAAACTATAAGAACAAGAAGATGAATGCGgaacaaaaaataatatcaattatAAGTTCGAAGACAGCTTACGTTGTTCCTGCAATTCTTGTGCTAATATGAGTGATGTCATCTGGAAAAAGTTTAGCCAACCCAAAGTCTCCAATCTTTGGGTTCAACTCTTTGTCAAGAAGTATATTACTGGCTTTGATGTCTCTATGCACAATATGTGGTACAAGTTCTTCATGAAGATATGTAAGGCCCCTCGCAATACCCAAGCAAATTGCAGATCTTTTCTGCCAGTCCAGTAGAATATTTGTATTCCTTGATCCTGCAAAGGTATGAAGAACATATAACACTACTGCACATCCCAGTGCAACCATACTAAGAAGTTTCAACTGTCAAATGAAAACTTCAGATAGACTTACCTAGCAATGCACGATCAAGACTGTTATTCTCTACATATTCATACACCAAAATTCGATTTGCTCCTTGAATGCAACAGCCAACCAATTCAACAAGGTGCTGGTGCTTAACTTGTGATATAGTGTTTATCTCGTTCAAGAATTCTCTCACCCCCTGCGTTGATTGAGCAGAAAGTGTCTTCACTGCTACTTGTCTTCCACCTTTGAGGGTTCCCTAGCAACATTGCCAAAATCAAAATAAGTGAAAGGCTTTACCAAGCACATGATGAACAATAAGATCATTGAGGGCAGGAGGAGAGCCATCCAGGAGTTTGAGTGGGTACTGACATGCTGTTTAATATATTTAGAATAATGACGATTGATTGAGATGATTGAAATGGTTATTTTATGGAAAAGGAAATGAAAGAAGGATTCTCTCAAATGCTGCAAATGCTGGTCTTTGGTATCAGAGAAAATTCAAGTTAAGGTTCTTACAAAACATGTGATAGACAGGAGCAAAAACCTCACAAAAACTCCGGATTATGATATTGCAAAGCATTTTGAATTTGCAATTAGACAGaatttgttattaatatagGTAATTCAACTAGCTTAAACGCCCAAAATGGACAAGAAACCCCTGTATTTGGATTTGGATATAGTTGGTTTTCCAGAAGAAAAAAAACCATGGTTTCCAAAGATATAGTTATGGCAATCATTCATCAAAACAAGGAGCATCAAACTTATAATAATAGAGGTTGAACAAGAACATCTAGatagtttttttattgattCCAACCAAACAATTCACTATATCATTTTCAGAAATTTCAAATTAGCCTAACTCAAAAAACCAAATATAAGTTCTGAGCACCTTGTAAACAGTTCCAAAGCCTCCTCGCCCAATCTTATTTGATGAATGAAAGTTATCGGTAGCAGATCTTAATTCATTGTATGATATTTGTTTTATATTGCGAAGTGAGTCCTCTAGCAGccacaaaaaaataaaacaacagcaaaTAAAAGCCATCAAGAAAGTCAACTTATAGAAGTGCACAAAAAAACCAATAACAATAAGGAAGAAAAGGAATTGAAGTTGTAAACTGTACATGCAGAAATAAAAGATACATTAAAAACCCTTTGACATAAATCCAATTATATAGGCTTCCTTCCTTAAGTTCAACCCAGGCAAATATATAGATTGCTCTAAGAAAGGTATCATGAATGATTTTGATATGTTCTCTCCCTTTGAATAAAGAATACAAAAGCCTAATGACCAAAGCTCAAGGTACCAGTCAACCTACAAATGCCAGAATCCTTTATTCAGATCTGTTGACGCCAAATCAATAGCAATAGGCCAGAATCTATAAGCATACTAGCTTCAGCTGATATTTTTATCAGCGGAAATAggaaattaaaatgaaaatccCACAAAAAAATCGGCATCATTAGAAAGTATCTAGGAGAGCAAAGTAATTATGCTTGGAACTCTCTATTGCGCTCAGTTTATTTTATGCAGCCATCAATACGTGCATATAGATCAATATTTTCAGCAAGTTTTGGAATGCTTACCTTTTGTGTCGCGATGAGTTTCATTAGCAGCCTTTTTTGAACCAAAACAACTGCACCCCATATCTGTCTCAGTTTTCTGCTTGTATCTTCAAAATCACATAGTTATACCTTTCAGCAGAGAAAACAGAACACCGATATCCAATCAGAGAAAGGAATCGACAAAAGGTCAGCGAAGGAAATCCAAATTCCAAATACTTAATGATGTTATTCCTTATAAAACTAGGACTTTGAATTACGAGAGTCAACAACCGGTCAAGTCCTAGACACATTTCCGCATTTCATTTAACAAAACAAATTGCAATGAATTAAAATTCCTTGATCATCTATTGATTTTATACAAATCATAAAAATCCTGTCGATAGCTTAATTACAGACGTTAAACGTGTAGCAGAGCTATGAATTTCTTCTTTCAAGTTTCAATCAAAGAAAACTACCGCCATGTATGAATTCAAAAGTCGGAAAAAAAATCTGTACAAAAGTGAGTCGTTAATTGAAGTTAAGAACTGAATACCGTGTTTAAGGAGCTAAACACAGCTGATCAAGAGCTCTCGTTTCCTGGTAGTTTCTTGCTCCTGTTTTTTTCTTTACCGTGAAATCTGAGCTGCAGAGCGTGAAATTTCAATTTTCATCGTGTCTGAGAAGCATTTAAAGCTCGACTACATCCGTCGCAGAGTGAGAAAGGAACTAAGGAAGCGGTCCGCGAATCGGAGGCCCCGCCGGCTTGTTCTTGATGGTGACCGTTGGCGTGCGAGCCAGGGAGCGAACCACTGGTCCCCAACTAAACCAACCCACCCACCCAGCCACCGCGTTTACTAGTACAATATTTCCAAATAAGTTATATAAACAACAATTGGGTCTGTTgtttattactgaaaaaaactgaactgaattaatGCTATTGAACTCAACTcaactgaactgaatgatactgaatactgaactgaactgaatttaactaaatgctactgaacttaactgaatgataccgaacttaaccgaatttaatcgaacgtaataataatgatgatattagactttaaaataatttaatgataatattggacattaataagcttataataataataataataataataataataataataataatatttctaccaaaaaaaataatatcaataataaataaacatattattaaagattaaactaaattaaatatcaaataaaatctaggctcgataaaatcctatgacattaaataaaaatgagtctaatttaaattaaaaatataaattacatacaaacacaaatttatatataatttaaagcctatgaaattaaatacaaatttttatatgaatacacactcttaactttttattacaattaagtattaaggtacaaaaatacctttaacgttttgggtccggggttattttactcctaacgtctaaatatgaattttcatatgaatataaaatcttgactcaatttatcaatgttaagggtaaaattgctattggcttctaatattatggataaaattgcactatttgagatattaaggtagttgagccagttaattttttagagcattgtaatgtaaacgtattaatataatatttatttatttttcgtaaaatttgtaaataagttgcaccaaataattataattataataaataatgataatatatataatgaaaaagcataaattatatataaatataattataatgaaaatagataaattaatatataataaactataataattataataaattgctgaaattataaataaataatgataataataataaattatatataaataataataatatataataattataataaataatgataaattaggCTTACTATATCATTTGCCcatgaacttgtctaaaaagtttgattggccctctgaacttttaaagtgttccgatagtccctgaacttacataaaatgttcagttagccccctaaacttgcgtaaaatgtaatcaattgatcactcggtcgtaaaaaaagtaagttaaatgcggaatatgtattccacgcatcttagaatgttattacataattaaaaaatagattaaaaatgaagttattgtttgctcaactatacaacttgtcttctctaatattagaattgtatattccgattttggtcgttttactttttttaagactcgtggaatacatcttccgcatttaacttacttttttacgaccgagtgatcaataaattacattttacgcaagttcaggggcctaactgaacattttatgcaagttcatggtattatcagaacactttgaaagttcaggaggccaatcaagctttttggacaagttcgggggcaaatgatgtattaagccttaaaaaTTACTACTAgtgtttattaaattattagcCATTTAATCCaagtaattatttttaattgcaaagtttcacattttttaattactaattCAAGCAGTTGGGGTCAAGTCAAATATTTACTTTTCCTGGTaagtttttgttttcatttatgtatatatatatatatatatagtctaGTAGGTATGCAGTGATTGATCAGAATTCACAACAGAGATGCTTGTTGTGGTCTTCCGAAATTTTGGGTGCTAATTGATGCGATGTTTTACGCGTCGTCGCGTCGTTTTACGGTGATTAGTGAATGCTCAAATCCTCTAAACCCCATTTAAATTCATCCTGAGATTGGGGTTAAATACCGATACATTCCCGGTTATGTACCATCTTTGAAAGGGTGATTTAGTGCACCTATCACTTGCATCCCCACTCGACAATTCTCACGTCCAACTCTAATTGTTGAGTAATTTCTTTTTATCTGACgttattttgatttgacaaaagaAATTAAAGCAACCAAATTCAGGTATTGTTTATATTTCTTTGTCCAACCCAAG
The sequence above is drawn from the Euphorbia lathyris chromosome 6, ddEupLath1.1, whole genome shotgun sequence genome and encodes:
- the LOC136232693 gene encoding cold-responsive protein kinase 1-like isoform X2 encodes the protein MKLIATQKGTLKGGRQVAVKTLSAQSTQGVREFLNEINTISQVKHQHLVELVGCCIQGANRILVYEYVENNSLDRALLGSRNTNILLDWQKRSAICLGIARGLTYLHEELVPHIVHRDIKASNILLDKELNPKIGDFGLAKLFPDDITHISTRIAGTTGYLAPEYALGGQLTMKADVYSFGILILEIISGRSSARSNWGGTEKLLLQWAWELHIEGRLLELVDPDLGEYPEEEVIKHIKIALFCTQASANQRPLMSQVVEMLTKNIRLNEKLLSAPGFFQDLSRQNETPSSIKKSSNDSTTTNINSSVPVTITEITPR
- the LOC136232693 gene encoding cold-responsive protein kinase 1-like isoform X1, translating into MGCSCFGSKKAANETHRDTKEDSLRNIKQISYNELRSATDNFHSSNKIGRGGFGTVYKGTLKGGRQVAVKTLSAQSTQGVREFLNEINTISQVKHQHLVELVGCCIQGANRILVYEYVENNSLDRALLGSRNTNILLDWQKRSAICLGIARGLTYLHEELVPHIVHRDIKASNILLDKELNPKIGDFGLAKLFPDDITHISTRIAGTTGYLAPEYALGGQLTMKADVYSFGILILEIISGRSSARSNWGGTEKLLLQWAWELHIEGRLLELVDPDLGEYPEEEVIKHIKIALFCTQASANQRPLMSQVVEMLTKNIRLNEKLLSAPGFFQDLSRQNETPSSIKKSSNDSTTTNINSSVPVTITEITPR